The following proteins come from a genomic window of Shewanella halifaxensis HAW-EB4:
- a CDS encoding HlyD family secretion protein, giving the protein MLEGLAVWALFIYLLRLVGMPWNTYSKAFAYLGGTGWLMFVWVGLLNYTPMDLSGGSLVQSPHIQLRPANSQIRGAVDNIYVQPNQKVEAGQLVYDLDAEPYQIALNKALVAKESANVGLSLAAEDVKLALKQHEVAIADVSITKNQLNAATKDLAWKQKNLARYIEQNRVVPDTITKSQLDEQQTAVDLAMAQVQTYSTQIEKAQMAEHTALLNIEKSHLAVQSRQSDLDSEHENVAQAQWNLDNTKIYAPADGYVTNFIMREGQYIGVAPRMQMYTNEKYVLMRVNHQAIRNVKVGQLAEFASAVYPGKVFSAEVEGIVEATGEAQGRLVALDDNVRQTTGQNINNKHHFVRLKLTETGDYDIPVGSVGLAWISGTKPIEFLAFLDVIRGIVIRMKSQIYYFYSI; this is encoded by the coding sequence ATGCTTGAGGGGTTAGCGGTATGGGCACTGTTTATTTATCTACTGCGCTTAGTCGGTATGCCATGGAACACCTACAGTAAGGCTTTTGCTTACTTAGGTGGAACAGGTTGGTTAATGTTTGTCTGGGTGGGTTTACTCAACTATACCCCGATGGATCTCTCTGGCGGCTCTTTGGTGCAATCACCGCACATTCAGTTGCGTCCTGCTAATAGTCAGATTCGAGGGGCTGTCGACAACATCTACGTTCAGCCGAATCAGAAAGTAGAGGCGGGTCAGCTAGTTTATGACCTAGACGCTGAGCCTTATCAAATCGCTTTAAATAAAGCGTTAGTCGCAAAAGAAAGTGCCAATGTAGGGCTTTCTCTGGCGGCTGAAGATGTAAAGTTGGCATTAAAGCAACACGAGGTGGCCATTGCCGATGTGAGTATTACCAAGAATCAGCTCAATGCAGCCACTAAAGATCTGGCGTGGAAACAAAAAAACTTGGCGCGTTATATCGAGCAGAATCGTGTGGTACCAGATACGATAACGAAGAGTCAGCTCGATGAGCAACAAACAGCGGTAGACCTTGCTATGGCGCAGGTACAGACCTACTCAACCCAAATTGAAAAAGCGCAGATGGCAGAGCATACCGCGCTGCTTAATATTGAGAAATCACATCTTGCAGTGCAGAGCCGTCAGTCTGATCTGGATAGCGAGCATGAGAATGTGGCTCAGGCGCAGTGGAACTTGGATAACACTAAGATCTATGCTCCTGCCGATGGTTATGTGACTAATTTTATTATGCGTGAGGGGCAGTATATAGGCGTCGCCCCACGTATGCAGATGTACACCAATGAAAAGTATGTGTTGATGCGGGTAAACCATCAGGCTATTCGTAATGTTAAAGTGGGTCAACTCGCTGAATTTGCCTCCGCGGTTTATCCTGGAAAGGTATTTAGCGCCGAAGTCGAAGGCATAGTTGAAGCCACGGGAGAGGCGCAAGGGCGTTTGGTGGCTTTAGATGATAATGTTAGACAAACCACTGGGCAGAATATCAATAATAAGCACCATTTTGTCAGGCTAAAACTGACTGAAACGGGTGATTACGATATTCCTGTGGGCTCGGTTGGCCTTGCCTGGATCTCCGGTACCAAACCGATTGAGTTCTTAGCATTCTTAGATGTGATCCGCGGTATCGTGATCAGAATGAAGTCGCAAATCTACTACTTCTACTCCATCTAA
- a CDS encoding AraC family transcriptional regulator, producing MLLNTAFIRSCYISPVLEGVEAHYGVTPADLGIPALLLQDRMTLIPFTEVSKWFEQIELLTGEADFMVKIQQHLTLQGLEVPGNWFLRAPDLAISFRRINHGVCCFQSGACYYAQQSGKILKWCYSNPFVKDKARAHDSLRVAFTLFNAIKNYVGDSYSPRKVRLSGPPIQQQETEQLFGCPVSWNAPQTEIWLGIDQLLMSTDDYCYMPEPVTASIPLSQLEKYLNMPQPTDTPKVLYEMVNYSRYYGLPNVDTVAALFNISRQQLQRRLQKLGFTFTYLSGYILCNQAIRYMLEGMDIAEIASRLGYANTHSFSRSFARFRRQTPTQYLSQLKLENKKPL from the coding sequence ATGTTGCTCAATACTGCCTTTATTCGATCTTGCTATATTTCACCGGTATTAGAGGGGGTTGAGGCTCATTATGGGGTAACGCCTGCAGATTTAGGCATCCCTGCCTTACTACTGCAAGATAGGATGACGTTGATCCCTTTCACTGAAGTGTCTAAGTGGTTTGAACAGATTGAGTTGCTAACTGGTGAAGCCGATTTCATGGTGAAAATTCAGCAGCACCTGACTTTACAAGGGTTAGAGGTTCCCGGGAATTGGTTTTTGCGAGCACCAGATTTAGCCATATCCTTTAGGCGTATCAACCATGGCGTGTGTTGTTTTCAGTCGGGGGCTTGTTACTATGCTCAGCAGTCGGGGAAGATTTTAAAGTGGTGTTACAGCAATCCATTCGTCAAGGATAAAGCACGAGCTCATGACTCTTTGCGGGTTGCTTTTACCCTGTTTAATGCCATCAAAAACTACGTTGGCGATAGCTATAGCCCGCGTAAAGTGCGTCTTAGCGGCCCACCGATCCAACAACAAGAAACAGAACAGCTCTTTGGCTGCCCTGTTTCTTGGAACGCCCCACAAACTGAGATCTGGTTAGGCATTGATCAACTACTGATGTCTACTGATGACTACTGCTATATGCCTGAGCCTGTTACAGCGTCAATTCCGCTATCTCAGCTTGAGAAGTATTTAAATATGCCTCAACCTACCGACACCCCAAAAGTGCTTTACGAAATGGTCAATTACTCACGTTATTACGGCTTGCCAAATGTAGATACCGTCGCAGCGCTGTTTAATATCTCTCGACAACAACTGCAAAGGCGACTGCAAAAGTTAGGCTTCACTTTTACCTATCTATCTGGCTATATTCTGTGTAATCAAGCGATAAGATATATGTTGGAAGGGATGGATATTGCAGAGATTGCCAGTCGACTAGGTTACGCTAATACCCACAGCTTTAGCCGCTCATTCGCCCGTTTTCGCCGCCAAACGCCGACTCAGTATTTAAGTCAACTCAAGCTAGAAAACAAAAAGCCTCTTTAA
- a CDS encoding ABC transporter ATP-binding protein, with translation MSNIVCKQLVKTFLQGDQTIYGLDHVSLTIKQGEMTVLSGPSGSGKTTLLNAIGGLDEPDSGIVYVGDVEITGLTKSQRADVRLQRIGFVFQSYNLIPVLTVQENIEFVMQLQGVSASERKKRSQEILGEVGLTGLETRRPAQLSGGQQQRVAVARAIASKPVLILADEPTANLDSKTSAQLLELFTQLNRQHGITFLIATHDAQVFDYCRRHIYMVDGKIVTDSTS, from the coding sequence ATGAGTAACATAGTTTGTAAGCAACTGGTCAAAACATTCCTGCAGGGTGATCAGACAATCTATGGCTTAGATCATGTCTCACTCACGATTAAGCAGGGAGAGATGACGGTGTTGTCTGGTCCATCGGGCTCAGGCAAAACCACATTGCTCAATGCGATAGGCGGCTTAGATGAGCCCGATAGCGGCATTGTCTATGTGGGGGATGTTGAGATCACCGGGCTGACAAAGTCACAGCGCGCCGATGTACGTTTGCAGCGAATAGGCTTTGTTTTTCAATCCTATAACCTAATTCCTGTTTTAACCGTCCAAGAAAATATCGAGTTTGTTATGCAGTTGCAGGGGGTATCTGCATCTGAGCGTAAAAAGCGTAGCCAAGAGATCTTGGGCGAAGTGGGGTTAACGGGGCTGGAGACGAGAAGACCAGCGCAGCTTTCCGGTGGTCAGCAGCAGCGGGTGGCCGTAGCTCGCGCCATCGCCTCAAAACCCGTGTTGATCTTAGCCGATGAACCGACCGCCAACTTAGATAGCAAAACATCGGCGCAGTTATTGGAGCTGTTTACCCAGCTTAATCGCCAACATGGCATTACTTTTTTAATCGCCACCCATGATGCGCAGGTGTTTGATTATTGTCGGCGTCATATCTATATGGTTGACGGTAAAATAGTCACTGATTCAACGAGTTGA
- the mtr gene encoding tryptophan permease has protein sequence MANHMNAAGHETSGKSLLGGAMIIAGTAVGAGMFSLPVVGAGMWFGYSLLMMAGVWFCMLVSGLLLLETNLHFKPGDSFDTLTRTTLGNFWRIVNGLSIAFVLYILAYAYISGGGSIVNYNLASAGIELPQGIAGLIFALGLAFIVFISTKAVDRITTIMLGGMLITFFLAVGNLLLDVESVKLFSPDGENKYLPYMLAALPFGLVSFGYHGNVPSLVKYYGKDHRTIIKAIVIGTGIALVIYICWLVATMGNISRTDFIGIIEQGGNMGVLVNALSGVMTSDWLTTMLTLFANLAVASSFLGVTLGLFDYLADLFGFDESRSGRFKTAAVTFLPPTVLGLLFPDGFLVAIGFAALAATIWAAIVPAMMAYKVRVMYPDSASYKVPGGNAVIVIVILFGVITAACHLLAMAGMLPLYG, from the coding sequence ATGGCTAATCATATGAATGCCGCGGGTCATGAGACCAGCGGCAAGTCTCTGCTGGGCGGAGCAATGATCATCGCGGGCACGGCTGTCGGCGCGGGTATGTTTTCTTTGCCTGTCGTTGGTGCTGGTATGTGGTTCGGTTACTCGCTATTGATGATGGCGGGTGTGTGGTTTTGCATGTTGGTTTCAGGCCTGTTGCTGCTCGAAACCAATCTACATTTTAAGCCTGGCGACAGTTTCGATACTCTGACTCGTACCACCTTAGGTAACTTTTGGCGGATAGTAAACGGCCTGTCTATCGCATTTGTACTCTACATTCTTGCCTATGCTTATATCAGTGGCGGTGGATCGATTGTTAACTATAACTTAGCGTCTGCGGGGATCGAATTACCTCAGGGGATCGCCGGTCTTATTTTCGCCCTTGGTCTGGCCTTTATCGTATTTATTAGCACCAAGGCGGTCGATAGGATCACCACCATCATGCTCGGTGGCATGCTTATCACCTTCTTCCTCGCCGTGGGTAATCTGTTACTCGATGTCGAGTCGGTGAAGCTGTTTAGCCCTGATGGTGAGAACAAGTATCTGCCCTATATGTTGGCTGCACTGCCTTTTGGCCTAGTGAGTTTTGGCTACCATGGTAATGTACCCAGCCTAGTTAAATATTACGGTAAAGATCACCGCACCATCATCAAAGCCATAGTGATCGGTACTGGTATCGCACTGGTTATCTATATCTGCTGGCTTGTTGCAACCATGGGAAATATCTCTAGAACGGATTTCATTGGCATCATAGAGCAGGGCGGTAACATGGGCGTGCTAGTGAATGCCTTGTCCGGCGTGATGACTAGTGATTGGCTAACGACCATGCTAACCCTGTTTGCCAACCTTGCCGTAGCGTCATCTTTCTTAGGGGTCACCTTAGGTCTGTTTGATTATCTGGCGGATCTATTTGGCTTTGATGAGTCACGTTCTGGCCGATTTAAGACCGCAGCGGTGACCTTTCTACCTCCAACAGTGTTGGGTCTTTTGTTTCCGGATGGCTTTCTCGTCGCTATCGGTTTTGCTGCTCTGGCTGCCACCATTTGGGCAGCAATTGTACCTGCTATGATGGCCTATAAAGTCAGGGTTATGTATCCAGATAGCGCTAGCTATAAAGTGCCTGGTGGCAACGCGGTGATTGTTATCGTGATCCTATTTGGCGTTATTACTGCAGCATGTCACCTGTTGGCGATGGCAGGTATGTTGCCGCTATACGGTTAA
- a CDS encoding MFS transporter — protein MSLFSMPFVDSGVDTALHSVAAVVMVLTVAAAAFGFWKIHDMPINKAHKEQHHQIGLITALTWIGFIWHWVWVIAVIVAFVDGEKALRRIRDVWRENEPATEQTDVTVKEEQTNA, from the coding sequence ATGAGCTTGTTCAGCATGCCATTTGTTGATTCTGGAGTTGATACCGCGCTGCATAGTGTTGCTGCAGTGGTTATGGTGCTTACGGTTGCGGCTGCTGCATTTGGATTTTGGAAAATTCACGACATGCCAATTAATAAAGCACACAAGGAACAGCATCACCAAATAGGTTTGATTACTGCGCTGACTTGGATAGGTTTTATTTGGCACTGGGTATGGGTTATTGCGGTAATAGTTGCATTTGTCGATGGTGAAAAGGCCCTGCGCCGAATTAGAGATGTGTGGCGCGAAAATGAACCCGCTACAGAGCAAACAGATGTAACAGTCAAAGAGGAGCAAACGAATGCTTGA
- the plsB gene encoding glycerol-3-phosphate 1-O-acyltransferase PlsB — protein sequence MSKQDSLWFKSLRWLQRKLVHTVVVPHDPFDDLNLDPSKPLVYVMKTESVSDIAALSEMTEKLGLPSPYEELEVNGIRAPRVVCLEGSKPLFGQREGGEQYIDYFKRLLSVHKQNLELDIQLVPVSLYWGRTPGKEDDTMRAAVLERQNPTWLRKCLMILFLGRHNFVQFSNAVSLRYMADEHGTDKRIAQKLARVARAHFERQRKVMTGPQLPKRQALFHALLKSDSITKAIKEEAASKKISESEARAKAMEYLDEVAADYSDSLVRIAERFLTWLWNKLYKGINIKGAEQVRQLHHDGHEIVYVPCHRSHMDYLLLSYILYYQGMVPPHIAAGINLNFWPAGPAFRRGGAFFIRRSFGGNKLYTAVFREYLDQLFTKGYSVEYFTEGGRSRTGRLLAPKTGMLAMTLNSVLRGVERPVTLVPVYLGYDHVMEVATYHKELSGKKKKKESVWQIFGAIRKLGNFGQGYVNFGEPITLHNFLNEQVPSWRDDIAKDPDQKPTWLTPVVNTLANQVMTNINDAAAVSSVTLTSMVLLASEQNALERSQLEKQLDLYLTLLKERPYTDYTSVPDGTGHDLVSQGLELKKLQIESDPLGDIISIDQSIAITMTYYRNNIIHLMVLPSLIAACLLRKENCGRNDVISIVNDFYPLLEAELFMGIEDPSQYANQILDILVAQGLVVECDHFEVVDSSINQLLLLSGTISETMQRYAILFNLLEVKPNMERSELEKDSHRLAQRLGALHGITAPEFYDKKLYATLSVKLKELGYLTDNQGCSDIKRIKERANLLLRSSVKQTIVDSVHAEHIA from the coding sequence ATGTCCAAACAAGACTCTCTTTGGTTCAAATCTTTACGTTGGCTGCAGCGTAAATTAGTTCACACTGTCGTGGTGCCCCACGATCCATTCGACGATCTCAATTTAGATCCAAGTAAGCCACTCGTGTATGTAATGAAAACTGAATCTGTCAGTGACATTGCTGCGCTTAGTGAGATGACGGAAAAACTTGGTTTACCAAGCCCTTACGAGGAGCTTGAGGTCAATGGTATTAGGGCGCCAAGAGTGGTTTGTCTAGAGGGGAGTAAGCCTCTTTTTGGCCAGCGTGAAGGCGGAGAGCAATACATAGATTATTTCAAGAGACTGCTTAGCGTACATAAGCAAAATCTTGAATTAGATATTCAATTAGTACCTGTTAGTCTTTATTGGGGACGTACGCCTGGTAAAGAAGACGATACTATGCGCGCTGCGGTACTCGAGCGCCAAAATCCGACTTGGCTACGCAAGTGCTTGATGATCCTTTTCTTAGGGCGTCATAACTTTGTCCAGTTTTCTAATGCAGTCTCACTACGTTATATGGCTGATGAACATGGTACTGACAAACGTATCGCGCAAAAACTGGCTCGCGTAGCACGAGCTCATTTCGAACGTCAGCGTAAAGTGATGACGGGGCCACAGCTGCCTAAACGTCAGGCCTTATTTCATGCGCTGCTAAAATCAGATTCGATTACCAAAGCGATTAAAGAGGAAGCGGCAAGCAAGAAGATCTCTGAATCCGAAGCGCGTGCTAAGGCGATGGAGTATCTAGATGAAGTCGCTGCAGACTACTCAGATAGCTTAGTGCGTATTGCCGAGCGCTTCTTAACGTGGCTTTGGAATAAGCTTTATAAAGGCATCAATATTAAAGGTGCTGAGCAGGTTAGACAGTTGCACCACGATGGTCATGAGATTGTTTATGTACCGTGTCATCGTAGTCATATGGACTACTTACTGCTGTCTTATATTCTCTATTATCAAGGTATGGTTCCGCCGCATATTGCTGCAGGTATTAACCTTAACTTCTGGCCTGCAGGCCCAGCGTTCCGCCGTGGTGGTGCCTTCTTCATTCGCCGTAGTTTCGGTGGTAATAAGCTTTACACCGCAGTGTTCCGTGAATATCTCGATCAGTTATTTACTAAGGGTTATTCGGTAGAGTATTTCACTGAAGGTGGTCGTTCACGTACTGGTCGCTTGCTTGCACCTAAAACGGGCATGCTTGCGATGACATTAAACAGTGTGCTGCGTGGGGTAGAGCGTCCAGTCACCTTAGTGCCTGTGTATTTAGGCTATGACCATGTAATGGAAGTGGCAACTTATCATAAAGAGCTCAGCGGTAAGAAGAAAAAGAAAGAATCAGTTTGGCAGATTTTTGGTGCTATCCGTAAGTTAGGTAACTTTGGTCAAGGTTATGTGAACTTCGGCGAGCCAATTACCTTGCATAATTTCTTGAATGAGCAAGTGCCTAGCTGGCGTGATGATATTGCTAAAGATCCCGATCAAAAACCAACTTGGTTAACACCTGTCGTTAATACCTTGGCAAACCAAGTGATGACCAATATTAACGATGCTGCGGCGGTAAGCTCGGTGACGTTAACCAGTATGGTGTTGCTGGCTTCTGAGCAAAATGCGTTGGAGCGCTCTCAGTTAGAGAAGCAGCTAGATCTGTATTTAACCTTGCTCAAAGAGCGACCATATACTGACTATACCTCTGTGCCTGATGGAACGGGTCATGACTTGGTGTCTCAAGGTTTAGAGCTGAAAAAGCTGCAGATTGAAAGTGATCCGCTAGGCGATATCATCTCAATCGATCAAAGTATTGCGATCACCATGACTTATTATCGCAACAACATCATTCACCTTATGGTTCTACCGTCTTTAATCGCCGCCTGTTTGCTGCGTAAAGAGAACTGTGGCCGTAACGACGTTATTAGTATTGTAAATGACTTCTACCCACTGCTTGAAGCTGAGCTATTTATGGGGATTGAAGATCCAAGTCAGTATGCAAACCAGATCCTCGATATCTTAGTGGCTCAAGGGCTAGTTGTTGAATGCGATCATTTTGAGGTTGTTGATAGCAGTATCAACCAGTTGTTACTCTTGTCAGGCACTATCAGCGAAACCATGCAGCGTTATGCAATTTTGTTTAACTTACTTGAAGTTAAGCCAAATATGGAGCGCTCTGAGCTTGAGAAAGACAGCCACCGCCTGGCACAAAGATTAGGCGCACTTCACGGTATTACAGCACCAGAGTTTTATGACAAGAAGCTATACGCTACGCTGAGTGTCAAATTAAAAGAGTTAGGTTACCTAACTGATAATCAAGGGTGTAGCGATATCAAACGTATTAAAGAAAGAGCGAACTTGTTGTTACGTTCATCAGTGAAGCAGACCATTGTCGATAGTGTTCACGCGGAGCACATCGCTTAA
- a CDS encoding ABC transporter permease: MGHIFNPVLFVLAWRNLWRNGRRTLILLLAVSFGVWSMIVVSAFLRGMVDGMNQTSLNNLPGEIQLHQRDFLNDQNVMNHIPEPAGALLQQLHQSWITQWASRVRSPVMIGSERVTLGSQLIAIAPQQEPFTVNELELVAGRMLKDGEDNGIIIGQKMATRLKTALNKRVVITLQDVDNEIAESGVRVVGIYHKPTEQEELATIYTGKGFIQKLLNMPGMVTEIAVFTDTNQPLEQVVSSLESAVDDSYDVATWRQLNGYLAAISDLMNSYIIIFIVIVFCVLGFGLANTLLMSIFERQQEIGLILALGLQSKAVILMIVIEAVLLLISGLIFGDTLALLTTNALSAGVDLSSIADGLAMAGMDTTLYPVVYSQDVIAANIIVMVLGVITSLWPAIKAARSNPIESINTAA; the protein is encoded by the coding sequence ATGGGGCACATTTTTAATCCTGTTCTATTTGTTTTAGCGTGGCGTAACCTATGGCGCAACGGTAGGCGTACCCTAATTCTGTTGTTAGCGGTCAGCTTTGGGGTTTGGTCGATGATAGTGGTTTCGGCATTTCTACGTGGCATGGTCGATGGCATGAACCAGACTTCGCTAAATAATCTGCCGGGAGAGATCCAGCTTCATCAGCGTGATTTTCTCAATGATCAGAATGTCATGAATCATATTCCTGAGCCTGCAGGCGCGTTGCTGCAGCAACTTCATCAGTCGTGGATTACTCAGTGGGCTTCGAGGGTTCGCTCTCCAGTGATGATTGGCAGCGAGCGAGTGACATTAGGTTCGCAGTTAATTGCCATTGCGCCGCAGCAAGAGCCTTTTACCGTTAATGAACTCGAGCTGGTGGCCGGGAGAATGCTTAAGGATGGTGAGGATAACGGCATTATCATTGGCCAAAAAATGGCGACTCGCCTAAAGACGGCTCTGAATAAACGAGTCGTTATCACATTGCAGGATGTAGACAATGAGATCGCCGAATCTGGGGTTCGTGTTGTTGGGATCTATCATAAACCAACAGAGCAGGAAGAGTTAGCGACTATCTATACCGGTAAAGGCTTTATTCAAAAACTGTTAAACATGCCGGGAATGGTGACCGAAATCGCAGTGTTTACCGATACCAATCAGCCATTAGAGCAGGTGGTCTCGAGTCTTGAATCCGCTGTTGATGATAGCTATGACGTTGCGACTTGGCGGCAACTCAATGGCTATCTTGCGGCAATATCAGATTTGATGAATAGCTACATTATTATCTTTATCGTGATTGTCTTTTGTGTACTCGGTTTTGGCTTAGCCAACACCCTACTGATGTCGATATTTGAACGCCAGCAAGAGATAGGTTTGATTTTAGCGCTGGGATTACAGTCTAAGGCGGTCATTTTGATGATTGTGATAGAGGCTGTTTTGCTGCTTATCAGCGGATTGATCTTCGGCGATACGCTGGCACTGCTCACCACCAATGCTTTATCGGCAGGGGTCGATCTATCCTCTATCGCTGATGGATTGGCAATGGCTGGTATGGATACCACGCTATACCCCGTGGTCTATAGCCAAGATGTTATTGCTGCCAATATTATCGTTATGGTGCTGGGAGTTATCACCAGTTTATGGCCAGCGATTAAGGCGGCACGTTCTAATCCTATAGAATCCATTAATACCGCAGCTTAG
- a CDS encoding outer membrane lipoprotein-sorting protein codes for MARLASNYPALNRLRSVPLELVNAVMLSAALTATVLASDKINPATSATQQSIQFSNPQSTPLSSLLSNQPSNQLANHESAQEMIQKAMDNWRGLTSSSLLTMVIHRPDWERSMTVQGWTQGDKQSLVRVTDPKVDAGNAFLIDDKQMWSYSPKINRVIKVPSSMMSQSWMGSDFSNKDVSRTTELLDDYSHRLIATEELDGHRVYTIESIPHESAPVVWGKQVTVLRDDWVMLRQEFWDQDNQLVKAMECDDIEPVGKRSVAMRCRMSQVEKVEEWTEIRNQNVHFDIILPSYMFTLSNLRNPR; via the coding sequence ATGGCTCGATTAGCTAGCAATTATCCTGCTTTAAATCGTCTGAGGTCGGTTCCACTGGAGCTGGTTAATGCCGTGATGTTGTCGGCAGCTCTGACTGCAACCGTTCTTGCCTCCGATAAGATTAATCCTGCCACAAGCGCTACTCAGCAATCGATTCAATTTTCTAATCCTCAGTCCACTCCACTTTCTAGCCTGCTCTCTAATCAACCCTCTAATCAACTCGCTAACCATGAGTCTGCACAAGAGATGATCCAAAAAGCGATGGATAATTGGCGTGGGCTGACCTCTTCGAGTCTGTTAACCATGGTGATCCACCGTCCCGACTGGGAGCGCTCGATGACGGTACAGGGCTGGACTCAGGGGGATAAGCAATCATTAGTCAGGGTCACAGACCCCAAGGTCGATGCGGGTAATGCCTTTCTTATCGATGACAAACAGATGTGGAGTTATTCGCCGAAAATTAATCGGGTGATAAAAGTGCCATCATCGATGATGAGTCAAAGTTGGATGGGCAGTGACTTTTCCAATAAAGATGTTAGCCGTACCACGGAGCTTCTCGATGACTATTCACATCGTTTAATTGCGACTGAAGAGCTTGATGGACATAGGGTATACACCATCGAGTCTATTCCCCATGAGTCTGCGCCTGTGGTGTGGGGTAAGCAGGTCACCGTGCTTCGGGATGACTGGGTGATGCTACGTCAGGAGTTCTGGGATCAAGATAACCAGCTGGTGAAAGCCATGGAGTGCGATGATATTGAGCCCGTTGGTAAACGAAGCGTTGCGATGCGTTGTCGTATGTCTCAGGTTGAGAAGGTCGAAGAGTGGACTGAGATCCGTAATCAAAATGTCCACTTCGATATTATCCTGCCCAGCTATATGTTCACTCTTTCTAACCTTAGAAATCCTCGCTGA
- a CDS encoding ABC transporter permease — protein MNGQILLAWRSLWQHKRRTWLTLGAMIFCNSLLVFMITLQAGTYPMMIENTLRIFSSQLQINQQGYLDEPELRLRILDSSDLVARLELQFPELIVIPRSRGFLLAASEQRSVGMLVNGVAPDKERLASSIPQQIIIGRYLEAGDNNLVVLGERLAKNLQVTVGDELTVMGSTMEGGFAAGVLSIVGIFNSGINELDRTTSQVSLATFQRLFEMPNQVSLLSINAPSMSQVSFYQQQLQSLLQLSSAEAKLTIHDWQQLNPGIKQGIEADLSSAVIMYAVLVLLVILGVMNTQLMAVLERTKEFGIMLAIGTKPSRLFTQVLIETLMMGIIGMLLGALFGGVVAGYFSLVGIALPGMGDIGAQFGIGDRIYPLLSPLSVLIGPVVVCVGSVLISIYPAFKTLGLEPISAMQSK, from the coding sequence ATGAATGGCCAAATTCTATTGGCTTGGCGCAGCCTTTGGCAGCATAAGCGTCGTACCTGGCTAACCCTTGGGGCGATGATTTTCTGTAATAGCCTTTTGGTGTTTATGATCACTCTTCAAGCCGGTACCTATCCGATGATGATCGAAAATACCCTGCGGATCTTTTCCAGCCAACTGCAGATTAATCAGCAGGGTTACTTGGATGAGCCTGAACTGCGTTTACGCATTCTCGATAGTAGTGATTTAGTCGCAAGGTTAGAGCTGCAGTTTCCTGAGCTGATAGTGATCCCCCGTAGTCGCGGCTTTTTATTGGCCGCTAGTGAACAGCGCAGTGTTGGCATGCTAGTTAACGGTGTCGCTCCTGATAAGGAGCGCCTTGCTTCGAGCATTCCACAGCAGATCATTATCGGTCGCTATTTAGAAGCTGGCGATAATAACCTAGTCGTTCTAGGGGAGCGTCTTGCTAAAAATTTACAGGTCACGGTTGGTGATGAACTCACGGTGATGGGCTCAACCATGGAGGGGGGATTTGCCGCAGGAGTATTATCGATAGTCGGGATCTTCAACAGCGGAATTAATGAGCTCGATCGTACAACTTCGCAAGTCTCTTTAGCCACTTTTCAGCGGCTATTTGAGATGCCCAATCAAGTGTCTTTGTTGAGTATCAACGCACCCTCCATGTCACAGGTGAGTTTTTACCAACAGCAGTTGCAAAGCCTTTTACAGCTTTCGAGCGCCGAGGCTAAGTTAACGATTCATGATTGGCAGCAACTTAATCCGGGGATCAAGCAGGGGATCGAAGCGGATCTATCCAGTGCCGTCATCATGTATGCGGTGCTGGTATTACTGGTGATCTTAGGCGTGATGAATACCCAGCTTATGGCCGTGCTGGAACGTACTAAAGAGTTTGGCATCATGCTGGCGATAGGTACTAAACCGAGTCGACTATTTACACAGGTATTAATTGAAACGCTAATGATGGGCATCATTGGCATGTTGCTCGGAGCCCTATTTGGCGGTGTTGTTGCGGGTTACTTTAGCCTAGTTGGTATCGCGCTACCGGGCATGGGGGATATTGGGGCACAGTTTGGTATTGGCGATAGAATATATCCTCTGTTATCGCCACTTTCAGTGCTGATTGGCCCGGTGGTGGTTTGTGTCGGTTCGGTGCTGATCTCTATCTATCCAGCGTTTAAAACCTTAGGCCTCGAGCCTATTAGTGCGATGCAGAGTAAGTAA